The following coding sequences are from one Vulpes vulpes isolate BD-2025 chromosome 12, VulVul3, whole genome shotgun sequence window:
- the DMAC1 gene encoding distal membrane-arm assembly complex protein 1 isoform X2 — MGSFVSRSQEPIQVAALPEATHSAEPLPLAAPGAPTSPAEARLFNDCWSCRVLSGSGLVGAGGYVYWVARKPMKLGYAPGPGTIMQMVVGISTETKKYCVRGQIIGM, encoded by the exons ATGGGGTCTTTCGTTTCCCGGTCTCAGGAGCCGATCCAGGTCGCTGCGCTCCCGGAGGCCACCCACTCCGCCGAGCCCCTGCCCCTCGCCGCACCTGGAGCGCCGACCTCTCCAGCGGAAGCCCGTCTGTTTAATGACTGCTGGAGCTGTCGCGTGCTGTCCGGGTCGGGGCTGGTAGGGGCGGGCGGGTACGTGTACTGGGTGGCGCGGAAGCCCATGAAGCTGGGATACGCCCCGGGTCCGGGCACTATTATGCAGATGGTCGTCGGCATCA gcacagagactAAGAAGTACTGTGTCCGAGGTCAGATCATCGGGATGTGA
- the DMAC1 gene encoding distal membrane-arm assembly complex protein 1 isoform X1 encodes MGSFVSRSQEPIQVAALPEATHSAEPLPLAAPGAPTSPAEARLFNDCWSCRVLSGSGLVGAGGYVYWVARKPMKLGYAPGPGTIMQMVVGISIACWGVIILTDPKGKAFRVD; translated from the exons ATGGGGTCTTTCGTTTCCCGGTCTCAGGAGCCGATCCAGGTCGCTGCGCTCCCGGAGGCCACCCACTCCGCCGAGCCCCTGCCCCTCGCCGCACCTGGAGCGCCGACCTCTCCAGCGGAAGCCCGTCTGTTTAATGACTGCTGGAGCTGTCGCGTGCTGTCCGGGTCGGGGCTGGTAGGGGCGGGCGGGTACGTGTACTGGGTGGCGCGGAAGCCCATGAAGCTGGGATACGCCCCGGGTCCGGGCACTATTATGCAGATGGTCGTCGGCATCA GCATTGCTTGTTGGGGTGTAATCATCCTAACAGACCCCAAAGGGAAGGCCTTCCGTGTGGACTGA